From Caldisericaceae bacterium, the proteins below share one genomic window:
- a CDS encoding copper amine oxidase N-terminal domain-containing protein, which yields MRKFILFILTLIFCFSSVFVYPPKSVSATPYSVNVSGKVLFSQEKVNLNIKTNAKDIVLINGEYAQLVNGVVSKEVNLKENSTLIIANPDGRSVKITLTYPEIPGLLKSFLPVLNFSFDTGKLTFTYSGKLSKRPAGSLKGNMSDKESKDSVTFDVDSNGNFTSTLKLTEGTNTIRSYVRYLFLIKYSLPDFTVEISKAKVIKLIVNSKWMYVDGVKGEVDPGRETAPVIIPSWGRTLLPIRSVIESLGGNISWDGTEKKVTINISSTKIELWINKNYAYINGKKTQIDSQNSKVTPIIKNSRTMLPIRFVAESIGAYVGWFASSKSILIVYPKK from the coding sequence ATGAGAAAATTTATTTTATTTATTCTTACTTTGATCTTTTGTTTTTCTTCTGTGTTTGTTTATCCCCCTAAGTCTGTAAGTGCCACTCCTTATTCAGTCAATGTAAGTGGAAAAGTGCTATTTTCTCAAGAGAAAGTAAATCTTAATATAAAGACAAATGCAAAGGATATTGTTCTTATTAATGGTGAATATGCTCAACTTGTAAATGGAGTGGTATCAAAAGAAGTAAACCTAAAAGAAAATTCTACTCTCATTATTGCAAATCCCGATGGAAGAAGCGTAAAAATTACTCTTACATATCCTGAAATTCCTGGTTTGCTCAAATCGTTTTTGCCTGTGTTAAACTTTAGCTTTGATACTGGCAAACTAACTTTTACCTATAGCGGTAAATTGAGCAAAAGGCCTGCAGGTAGCTTAAAAGGGAATATGTCCGATAAGGAGTCTAAAGATAGCGTTACATTCGATGTTGATTCAAACGGGAACTTTACTTCTACTTTAAAATTGACAGAAGGAACAAATACCATCCGATCCTATGTAAGATACCTCTTTCTTATAAAATACTCTCTTCCAGATTTCACCGTTGAGATTAGCAAAGCAAAAGTTATAAAACTCATCGTAAATAGCAAGTGGATGTATGTTGACGGAGTAAAAGGCGAAGTAGATCCTGGGAGAGAAACAGCCCCTGTAATTATCCCAAGCTGGGGAAGAACTCTACTCCCAATTAGATCTGTAATAGAGTCTCTTGGCGGTAACATTTCCTGGGATGGAACAGAAAAGAAAGTAACAATAAATATTTCAAGTACCAAAATTGAACTCTGGATAAACAAAAACTATGCCTATATTAATGGTAAGAAAACTCAAATTGACTCCCAAAACTCAAAAGTTACGCCTATTATCAAAAACTCACGTACGATGCTTCCAATTCGTTTTGTTGCAGAATCCATAGGTGCATACGTTGGCTGGTTCGCTTCCTCTAAAAGCATTTTAATTGTGTATCCAAAAAAATGA